ACGAACCGCCGCGCCGTCGCGGCGGGCAGGCCGGGGTAGCCCCGGGCCAGGCACGGGCCCGCGACGTACAGCTCCCCCGCCAGGCCCGGCGCGACCGGCCGCATCTCCGCGTCGAGCACGTAGGCGCGCATGCCGCGCATCGGCAGGCCGATGGGCACCACGGGGCCGAGCCTGCCGTCGCTCACCGAGCCGGTGTGGGTGAGCGAGGTGATCAGGGTCTCGGTGAGGCCGTAGGCGTTCACCACCGGCACGTCGGTCCGCTCGGACCAGCGTTTGAGGTCGGCCACGTAGCCCGCCTCCGCACCGATCACCACCGTGCGCAGCGCCGGGGGCAGCGGGCGCGGGCGGCGTTCCAGGTCGCGCGCCCACTCGGCCCAGTAGGAGCTGGTGAAGTCGGCCAGCGTGCCGCCGCCGTCGGTGAGCACCCGCTCCAGGTCCACCGGGGCGATCCTGTTGTCCTCCAGCAGCAGCACCCCGCCCCCGACGCACCACACCGGCACCGTCTCCTCGAAGCAGACGTCGAAGGTGAGCGCGGCGAACTGCAGGAACACGTCGTCGGCGGTGATCGCGAGCCGCTCGGCGAAGATGCCGGCGTAGAAGGCGAGTGCGTCGTGGCCGACCGCCACCGGCTTGGGAAGCCCGGTCGATCCCGAGGTGAACAGCACGTACGCCAGCGCGTTGAGAAGGGTGGCGGGCGCCCCCGCCCCCGCGCCCCCGGCGTCCGCGCCGATCCCGTCCGCGCCCCCGGCGTCCGCGTCGACTCCGGCCGCGCCTCCGGCGTCCGCGTCGACTCCGGCCGCGTCGATCCCGTCCAGGTCCAGCCAGGCGAGGTCCGCGTCGAGGTCGAGCCGCTGCGCGACCTCCTTGGCCGCCTCCGCGGACTCGGCCAGCCCTAGGCGCACGCCGGCCGCCTCCGTCATCGCGCGCAGCCGCTGGTCGGGCAGGGACAGATCGAGCGGGACGACGGCGGCGCCCGCGTACCAGGTGCCGAGCACCGCGACCGCCCAGCCCACCCCGCGCGGCAGGGCGAGCAGCACGGTGTCGTCCGGCCCCGCGCCCGCCGCGCGGATCCGCGCGGCCAGGCTCCTGGCCCGGTGGTCGAGCTCGCGGTAGGTCACCTCGACGCCCTGGCAGGTCCTGGCCGCGACGGCGTCAGGGCACAGCGCCGCCCGCTCGGAGATCTGCACCGGCACCGGCACCCAGGTCGGCAGGACCGGCCCCTCGGCCCTGACCGGCCCGAACAGCAGGCTCCCGTTCCCGCCCGCGTCCAGGTCGCGCACCAGCCCGCCATCCCCGCCGTCCCCGCCGTCGCCGGCCACGAAGGACTCCAGCAGGGCCAGGTGGGCTCCGGCCAGCGCGGCCACCGTACTCTCGTCGAACAGGTCCGTCCGGTACTCCCAGTCGGCGACGACTCCCCCGGCGGTGACCTCCACCCCGAGGCCCAGCTCGAACTTGGCGTTCGTGCACGGCGTCGACATCCGCTCGGCGGCGAGACCGGCGCCGAACTCGGGGGTGATCACGTCCAGCTGGTCGAGGCCGCACAGCACCTGCACGATCGGCGCGTACGCCGTCGAGCGCGGGACCCGCAGCCGGTCCACCAGCTCCTCGAAGCCGACACCGCCGTGGCGCATCGTCTCGAGCACCCTGGTCCGCACCTGGTCGAGCAGGTCCCGGACGGTGTCGCCGGCGCCGACGCGCAGCCGCAACGGGACGGTGGTGACGAACATGCCGACGGTGTCCACGTCGTCCATCGACGTCCGCCCCGACGACGGCGAGCCGATCACCAGGTCGCGCTGCCCGGTCAGCCTGGCCAGCAGGACCGCGTACGCGGCGAGCACCACCATGTACGGCGTGACGCGCCACCGCGCGCAGGCGGCGACGAGCCGCCGCCACAGCCTCGGCGGGATCGTCCGGCGCAGCGCGCCGCCCGCGCTGCCGCCGCCCTCCGGCCGTGGCCGGTCGGCCGGCAGGTCGATCACCTCGGGAGCGTCGCACAGCATGTCCTCCCAGTAGCGCAGGGCCTCCTCCCTGCCGGGTGGCACGGTCGTGTCCCGGCCGAACCAGGACTCGACGGCGGGAAGCCCGGCCTCCGTCCCGCCGGAGAGCGCGCGGTAGAGCAGGCCGAGGTCGCGATACAGCACCCGCAGGGACAGGCCGTCGCACACCAGGTGGTGCACCACCAGGACCAGCACGTGGTCGTCGGCGGACACCCGCAGCAGGGCCGTACGCAGCAGCGGGCCGCGGGACAGGTCGAACGGCCTGTCCACCTCGTGGGCGAGCCTGGCCCGCGCCATCTCCGGCGCGGTGTGCGGCGAGTGCGAGAAGTCCACCACCGGCATCGCGAGCACGACCGGCCCGGTGTCCTCCAGCAAGGGCCGCTCACCCGCGACGACGTGGCCGCGCAGGACCGAATGCCGGTCGAGCAGGGCCGTCAGCGCCCGGTGCAGCACGTCGGCGTCGAGCGCGCCGCGCACCCGCAGGGAGGCGTTGATGTGGTACAGCGCGGCCCCGCCGTCCGCCAGGACCGCGCGCTCCCACTGCTCGCCGAACCAGAGCCCGAGCTGCGCCGGGGTCAGCGGCACACGGACCGGCACGCCGGTCACGCCGGGACCTCTTCCACGGGCGGGGTCACGGCGAGGTGGCCGACGAGCTCGGCGACCGTCGGGTGGGCGAAGAAGTCGGCGACCGGAAGATCCATGCCGGTCGACGCCTTGAGCCGGTGGCGGATCCGCAGCACCGCGAGCGAGTGCCCGCCCAGGAGGAACAGGTTGTCGTGCCGGTCGACCCGGGGCACCTCGAGGATCTCCGCCCAGATGCCGCTCATGGTGCGCTCCAGTTCCGCCCACGGCGCCCGGTCCCCGCCCGCCTCGTCGCCCCCGTCGCCCTCGTCGCCCTCGTCGCCGGGGACCGCTCCGGTGTCGTGCCGCGGTTCCGTGTCGTGCGATGGTTCCGCGTCGTACGGCGGTTCCGGCAACCGCGCGCGGTCGACCTTGCCCGAGGTGGTCAGCGGGATCTCGTCGAGCACGACGTAGGCGCGCGGCACCAGACCCGAGGGCAGCTTGGTCGCGGCGTGCGCGGCGAGGTCCTTCGCCGGCGGCGGCTCGTCCGTCGCGGGCCGCACATAGGCGACCAGGGTCTGCGCAGGAGCCTCGCCGCGCACCACGACGTAGGCCGCCGCGACGGCCGGGTGGGTGCCGAGCACCTGCTCGATCTCGCCGAGCTCGACGCGCAGGCCACGGATCTTGACCTGCTGGTCGCGCCTGCCGAGGTATTCGAGCCGGCCGTCCAGCGCCCACCGGGCGCGGTCGCCGGTGAGGTAGAGCCGGCCGCCCGGCCGCCGGCCGTACGGGTCGGGGACGAACCGCTCGGCGGTGAGGCGGGCGCGGCCGAGGTAGCCGTCACAGACGCCGTCGCCGCCGATGGCGAGCTCGCCCTCGACGCCGCGCGGCAGCAGGTGCCCGCCGGGATCCACGACGTGGACCTCGACGCCGGGTCCTGGCGCGCCGAGCGGCCAGGGCCGGTCGGGGTCGGCGGTCACCGGGCCGCCGGTGACGAACACCGTCGTCTCGGTCGGGCCGTACAGGTTGCGCACCATCGGCACGCCCGCCTCCTCCACCAGCCGTACGAGCGGCGCGGTGCCGGCCTCGCCGCCGAAGTTCACCGAGCGCACGCCCGCCGGGATCGCGCCCTCGCGCAGCAGCTCGGCGAGCATGCTGCCGACGACGTTGACCTGGGTGGGGACCAGGCGCTCCGGCAGCGACGGCAGCGCGAACAGGTCGTCGACGAGCACGACCGTCCCGCCGGCCGCCAGCGTCGGCAGGATCTCGTGCACCGAGACGTCGAACGTCAGCGCGGTGGCGGCGAGCGTGCGCTCCAGCAGCCCGTCCGGGGTCTCGGCGAGCGCCCAGCGCACGAAGTGGTCGAGGTTGGCGTGCGTCACCCGGCAGCCCTTGGGGAGGCCCGTGCTGCCCGAGGTGTACATGACCCACGCGGTCGAGGCGGGGTGCGCGGGCCGGAACGGGGGGCCGTCCGCGGGTTCGGGCTCGGCTTCGGGCGCGGGTTCGGGCGCGGGTTCGGGCTCGGGTTCGGGCGCGGGTTCGAGCGCGGTGACGTCGAGCGGTTCCCAGTCCCCCGGGGGCAGCAGGCCCGCCGTGCCGGCGTCGACGAGGACCCGGCGCACGCCGGAGTCCGCGAGCATGTACGCGATGCGGTCGGCCGGGTGGGCGGGGTCGAGCGGCAGGTAGCCTCGGCCGGAGAGCAGCGTGCCCAGCAGCGAGATCAGTGCCTGCGGCGTACGGCGCAGCAGGACGCCGACCGGCGCGCCGCCGCCGGCGCCGGACTCGTCGAGCATCCGGGCGACCGACCGGGCCCGCCCGGCGACCTCCGCGTAGCGGAGCGTCCCGGCCGTCGTGCTGATCGCGGGCGCGTCCGGGA
This region of Streptosporangium sp. NBC_01495 genomic DNA includes:
- a CDS encoding non-ribosomal peptide synthetase, translating into MTGVPVRVPLTPAQLGLWFGEQWERAVLADGGAALYHINASLRVRGALDADVLHRALTALLDRHSVLRGHVVAGERPLLEDTGPVVLAMPVVDFSHSPHTAPEMARARLAHEVDRPFDLSRGPLLRTALLRVSADDHVLVLVVHHLVCDGLSLRVLYRDLGLLYRALSGGTEAGLPAVESWFGRDTTVPPGREEALRYWEDMLCDAPEVIDLPADRPRPEGGGSAGGALRRTIPPRLWRRLVAACARWRVTPYMVVLAAYAVLLARLTGQRDLVIGSPSSGRTSMDDVDTVGMFVTTVPLRLRVGAGDTVRDLLDQVRTRVLETMRHGGVGFEELVDRLRVPRSTAYAPIVQVLCGLDQLDVITPEFGAGLAAERMSTPCTNAKFELGLGVEVTAGGVVADWEYRTDLFDESTVAALAGAHLALLESFVAGDGGDGGDGGLVRDLDAGGNGSLLFGPVRAEGPVLPTWVPVPVQISERAALCPDAVAARTCQGVEVTYRELDHRARSLAARIRAAGAGPDDTVLLALPRGVGWAVAVLGTWYAGAAVVPLDLSLPDQRLRAMTEAAGVRLGLAESAEAAKEVAQRLDLDADLAWLDLDGIDAAGVDADAGGAAGVDADAGGADGIGADAGGAGAGAPATLLNALAYVLFTSGSTGLPKPVAVGHDALAFYAGIFAERLAITADDVFLQFAALTFDVCFEETVPVWCVGGGVLLLEDNRIAPVDLERVLTDGGGTLADFTSSYWAEWARDLERRPRPLPPALRTVVIGAEAGYVADLKRWSERTDVPVVNAYGLTETLITSLTHTGSVSDGRLGPVVPIGLPMRGMRAYVLDAEMRPVAPGLAGELYVAGPCLARGYPGLPAATARRFVPDPFGGEPGARMYRTGDRARVDADGVLRFVGRVDGQIKVRGHRVELREVEVAVAAHPDVEEVVARAVRTEGSHEVVAYVVARPGGTLDPAGLRRFLVERIPGYQVPAYLVELAELPRTAGGKLVPSALPEPVRERGPAADGPAPAGDGQAALLRIWWEVLGREDISADDNFFAVGGNSISSIRVVSLARAAGMPFTARDVFAHQTVRELAGALGATWTPRGSEPPVAAAEPTPRGFRLPETAHLGIDGASRPALLAGLLDAERIEPAGPMQRWGLNRLRHRPRPGMYRVYEAFDVSGTDIDVDLLVLAWNALVEHHPALRTSLRTHDGRDLQVVHRNAALRVRREDLGGLGTAEAVLAVNRHLGVLRSTPADPLRRCQVELTVFDRGPGAAYLVWDYSYLNLDGWSFSALLRDLFDLHDGFRAGEPVTLAARPEPGVIARWWRERDAAAARSYWTGRLAGAPRGLVAAGLGPGSADGEFHADQRVWLPAERTAPLNRRAAEAGLTLHTLVQGAYAIALGHALGTGDLVFGTVVSGRADAVGGAEDIVGCLNNRLPSRVVVDHAARCRDWLRGLQDNHAEAAGFEYVSPLDVQRWCGLDDADRLYDSEIVVENFPFDGRLQSRLAGWNPIANGAPGDETLRLVVWPDPALLLKVSYYREQVSDERAVELLHHVRRVLDALADGLDRPVADLLSVTRPSH